The DNA window CTGCTTGTACTGCTCGAGTTCGCTCTCGGCCTCGGCCAGCCGCTGCTCGTAGATCTTCAGTTGCTCCTGACCGAAGTCCCGGGCCTTGTTCAGGTTCTCGAGGGCGGTCTGCGCCGACATGTCCACGTACAGCTCACTGATCCACTGGGCGAGGAGCTGCGCGTTCCGGGCGCTGGTGTCCCGCACCCGGATGTTGTAGATGCCGACCCCACCCTGCGACAGACCGACCTTGTCGCGCAGCTCCATCACGGCGATGTGGACCGCCATGTCCTCGCGCGACAGATCGGCGGACCCGTCGAGCGCGCGCACCGCTCTTTCCCGGATCCCGGGATCCTCGTGGATGCGCAGCAGACGGACCACACGCTCGAGGAACGGACGGCTCATGATGCGGCTTTGGAGCTCGTCGCGCCGCTGTCTTTCGGCCAGCTGCCCGGTGGCCTCGGCCCCCAGTCCGCTCATCAGATTCCGCAACTCACCGGCCAGACGCTGTTGATCGTCGACCATCAACGTGGCCTGTGAGACGTAGACGTCGGGAACGAACTGCAGCCCCACGAGCGTGCCACACAGGACCGTGATCGCGCAGAGCACCACGATCCAACGGCGGCGCCAGATCATGCGCAGGTACTGGACGGGATCGATCTGGTGATCGACTTCGGGGTTCATCATCGGTGTGGGACCTCGACCCTCGCTAGTTGCTCGCACGCTGGATGAGAACGACGACCGTTGCCACCGACAGGAACGGCGCCAGGACTTCGCTGATCCTCTGCACGAAGCCTTCCTCCGGGGGGACGGTGATCGTGTCGCCGGGACGGAGCGCCAGACCGCCGGGAGGGTTCGCCTCGTGGAGATACCCTTCGAGGTCGATCTCGTAGGCCATGGAACCCAGCGGAGTCCGCCGGAGGAGGCGGACCGACCGTAGATCGGCTCCGGGCTCGGTGCCTCCGGCCACGCCGATGGCGTCGAGGAGGTTCTCGGCCATCATCATGGAATAGTTGCCCGGCTGGCCCACCGCACCGAGGATCCGGAAGGCATCGCCCTCGGGCAGTCGTCCGCCCAGGGCGGGCACCACGATCGTGTCCCGCGGCCGGAGTTCCGGAACGGCCCCGGGCGGCGTGTCCTCGATGCCGCGCGACAGGTCCGCCCGCAGCGTCCTGGGCTCGTCGGGCCGCCGGTCGCGGCGCACGATCTGCACGCTTCCGAGCGCGGCGTCGTCGGTGGCTCCCTGGGCCGTCAGCAACGCCTCCCAAAGGTCGGGAAGCTCCCGGAAGCCGTAGGTGCCGGGGTTACCGACCTGGCCGAGGATCGTCAGCGTCC is part of the Candidatus Krumholzibacteriia bacterium genome and encodes:
- a CDS encoding polysaccharide biosynthesis/export family protein, with amino-acid sequence MFDFRRHVERLQSDGCSLLVVFAALAVLGLSSAPAAAQDDTEGGAAASSGPAATSPSDDQYEFGPQDVVQVEVFGREGLSTTVTIDPAGRIQVPMLGTVDVAGRTPAELTDELTQRYQLLDPGIEEVLVSVARYGSRTLTILGQVGNPGTYGFRELPDLWEALLTAQGATDDAALGSVQIVRRDRRPDEPRTLRADLSRGIEDTPPGAVPELRPRDTIVVPALGGRLPEGDAFRILGAVGQPGNYSMMMAENLLDAIGVAGGTEPGADLRSVRLLRRTPLGSMAYEIDLEGYLHEANPPGGLALRPGDTITVPPEEGFVQRISEVLAPFLSVATVVVLIQRASN